Below is a window of Deltaproteobacteria bacterium DNA.
CGATGTCGCCGAGGAAGAGGATCTTCATAAGCGGCCATCGCTCTCCCGCTGTTGCCGCCACCCCCTGCTGTTCCCTTCAGCGCGCCACATCGGTTGCTCGAACCTCGCGGATAACCGTCACTTTGATTTGGCCGGGATAGGTCATCTCGCTCTCGATCTTGCGCGCCACATCATGCGCCAATATCGCCGCTTGCTCGTCATTGAGAGAGCGCGGCTCGACAATGACCCGGATCTCACGCCCCGCCTGCACTGCAAACGACTTCTCGACCCCCTTGAACGAGTTGCTGATGCGCTCCAACTCCTCCAGTCGTCGAACGTAGCTCTCGAGCACCTCACGGCGCGCCCCCGGCCGGGCCCCCGACAACGCGTCGGCAGCGTCAACCAGGGGCGCCAAGATCGTCTCCGCCTTCACCTCCTCGTGGTGCGCCGCGATTGCATTCACCACCTTCGCCGATTCCCCATACTTGCGTGCGATCTCGGCACCGATAATGGCGTGGGACCCTTCCACCTCGTGCGTTAGCGCCTTGCCGATGTCATGGAGCAGCGCGGCACGCCGTGCCTGTTTCTCGTTCAGCCCAAGTTCGGCCGCCATTGCGCCGCAAATGAAGGCCGCCTCGATCGAATGCATGAGCACGTTCTGGGCGTAACTGTATCGGTACTTCAGCATCCCGAGCAGCTTGACTATCTCCGGGTGCACTCCGTGAATGCCGACCTCCAGGATGGCCTTCTGCCCGGCCTCGCGCACGCTTTCCTCGACTTCTTGCTCCGCCTTGCGCACCACTTCCTCGATACGCCCGGGATGAATGCGGCCATCCGAGATCAATCGCTCCAACGCGATGCGCGCAATTTCGCGCCGGATCGGGTTATGGCACGAGACAATCACCGTCTCCGGTGTGTCGTCCACAATCAGATCCACCCCGGTCGCCGCCTCGATCGCGCGGATGTTGCGCCCTTCGCGGCCG
It encodes the following:
- the rny gene encoding ribonuclease Y, translated to MTEYLLMIVVTVALAAAFAWLMDRFRQRQSSQQRQAAQEAAERALHEARTEAASIRKEGELRAKEIVLQAKAEAEKEARELRRELQQTERRLVSKEETLDKRTEQIDKRDTDVARRDQALKQRERAMTDKEAEYSRLVEQTRAQLEQVAGLTREEAKRTLVQEMLEEARHEAAKHIRQIEEEAKEDADRRAKKVISIAIERLAGEFVAERTVTAVHLPADEMKGRIIGREGRNIRAIEAATGVDLIVDDTPETVIVSCHNPIRREIARIALERLISDGRIHPGRIEEVVRKAEQEVEESVREAGQKAILEVGIHGVHPEIVKLLGMLKYRYSYAQNVLMHSIEAAFICGAMAAELGLNEKQARRAALLHDIGKALTHEVEGSHAIIGAEIARKYGESAKVVNAIAAHHEEVKAETILAPLVDAADALSGARPGARREVLESYVRRLEELERISNSFKGVEKSFAVQAGREIRVIVEPRSLNDEQAAILAHDVARKIESEMTYPGQIKVTVIREVRATDVAR